The following proteins come from a genomic window of Aquimarina sp. MAR_2010_214:
- a CDS encoding VCBS repeat-containing protein, giving the protein MRNIFYFIALILLFSGCSKHQKEDNVVVEKKPVATLFEKVSETHSTISFKNKVEETLYFNFLNYSYIYNGGGVAVGDINNDGLEDIYFSSNQGTNKLYLNKGGFVFDDITKNAGVTDDQGWSTGVSMIDINADGWLDIYVCKSGALRDENKRKNKLYINQKNGKFIEQADQYGLASSAFSTQAYYLDFDKDGDLDVYLLNHRPDFNNNVNIDPRIQFNYLPESSDQLFENKKGKFIDITQKSGLLNKAWGLSASIGDFNEDDWPDVYVANDFLESDFLYINNHDGTFTNTILNTFDHITANSMGSDFVDINNDLKPDLVVLDMVSDDHKRSKENMASMSTENFNELVEAGYHHQYMSNALQLNLGNGVYSEIGQLSGISKTDWSWAPVLADFDNDGFNDLFVTNGILHDLSNQDFRNKMKTNIRNRKKVTLDEAIGMMPSTKLSNKMFLNKGNLTFSPVTEEWGLQEKVNSNGVAYADLDNDGDLDLILNNQMETASIYKNNQENNYISITLSGNDKNPKGIGAKVSIYTKNQQQLKENYPVRGFQSSVSQRLHFGLGDVTTIDSIQVQWPEGRYAILKGVKSNQLLTIHKKEAELATKRPKKQQINTPAVINASQFGIHYKNTERSFDDYKLQLLLPQKQSEKGRALIIDDVNNDGKDDFFVGNAKGAPAAIYIQKEDGTFRASSTSVFQNDKEFEDNQALFFDIDNDGDQDLYVASGSYEDQENSNWLIDRVYTNDGKGNFTRDTTFPKVKSISSAIAASDIDNDGDLDLFIGGGVVPGKYPMSSPSYVLRNDQGNFVNATHQMGKGLEQIHMANGAIFSDYDKDGDEDLLVIGEWMPITIFDNDKGVLVKKDIDALQNTSGWYFTIQSTDIDSDGDTDYLIGNMGQNTKFHPTKDKPLHIYAKDFDQNRKVDIILSKESKTGMLLPVRGKQCSSEQLPMLNNKFKTYKEFANASLSDIYGDQDLREATHYTATNFNTVIMLNNGKGDFSITSLPVQAQFGPTTDFIVEDFNNDGVEDVFGVGSLYEAEVETIRYDANKGYFLYGNKENNQKFSIKLPALQGLQIKAAERIMIGDKKYILLLCKNEELKLLPIDF; this is encoded by the coding sequence ATGCGGAATATATTTTACTTCATAGCGCTAATTTTGCTGTTTTCTGGGTGCTCAAAACATCAGAAAGAAGATAATGTCGTTGTAGAAAAGAAACCGGTTGCAACACTATTTGAAAAAGTTTCAGAAACTCATAGTACTATTAGTTTTAAGAATAAGGTTGAAGAAACATTATATTTTAATTTTCTTAATTATTCATATATCTATAATGGAGGGGGAGTTGCTGTAGGAGATATTAATAATGATGGATTAGAAGATATATATTTTAGCTCTAATCAAGGAACTAATAAACTCTATCTTAATAAAGGAGGTTTTGTTTTTGATGATATTACAAAAAATGCTGGAGTTACAGATGATCAAGGATGGTCTACTGGTGTTTCTATGATAGATATTAACGCAGATGGATGGTTAGATATTTATGTATGTAAGTCGGGTGCACTAAGGGATGAGAATAAAAGAAAGAATAAATTATATATCAACCAAAAAAACGGAAAATTTATAGAACAAGCAGATCAATATGGTTTGGCTTCCAGTGCTTTTTCAACTCAGGCTTACTATTTAGATTTTGATAAAGATGGGGATTTAGATGTATACCTATTAAATCATAGGCCAGATTTTAATAATAATGTGAATATAGACCCAAGAATTCAGTTTAATTACCTTCCCGAAAGTAGTGACCAGCTTTTTGAAAATAAGAAAGGAAAGTTTATCGATATTACTCAAAAATCTGGACTATTAAATAAAGCCTGGGGACTTAGTGCATCTATTGGTGATTTTAATGAAGACGATTGGCCCGATGTTTATGTAGCTAATGATTTTTTAGAATCTGATTTTCTATATATCAATAATCACGATGGCACATTTACCAATACCATCCTTAACACTTTTGATCATATCACTGCAAATAGCATGGGGTCTGATTTTGTAGATATAAATAATGATCTAAAACCCGATCTGGTAGTTTTAGATATGGTATCAGACGATCACAAACGAAGCAAAGAAAATATGGCATCGATGAGTACCGAAAATTTCAACGAGTTGGTTGAAGCAGGGTATCATCATCAATACATGTCTAATGCGTTACAACTAAACCTGGGGAACGGTGTGTATAGCGAAATAGGGCAGTTATCTGGGATTTCAAAAACAGATTGGAGCTGGGCTCCTGTATTGGCAGATTTTGACAATGATGGATTTAACGACCTTTTTGTGACTAATGGTATTCTTCATGACCTTTCTAATCAGGATTTTAGAAACAAAATGAAAACCAATATTCGTAATCGAAAAAAAGTAACATTGGATGAAGCAATTGGTATGATGCCTTCTACTAAATTAAGTAACAAAATGTTTCTTAATAAAGGAAACCTAACATTTTCACCAGTTACCGAAGAATGGGGATTACAAGAAAAAGTGAATTCTAATGGAGTTGCCTATGCTGATCTTGATAATGATGGAGACCTTGATCTTATCCTCAATAATCAGATGGAAACTGCCAGTATCTATAAAAATAATCAAGAAAATAATTATATATCGATTACACTTTCTGGTAATGATAAGAACCCAAAAGGTATTGGTGCAAAAGTTAGTATCTATACCAAAAACCAGCAACAGTTAAAAGAAAATTACCCAGTGAGAGGGTTTCAATCTTCTGTAAGTCAACGATTACATTTTGGGTTGGGGGATGTAACCACAATAGATAGTATACAGGTACAATGGCCGGAAGGGAGATACGCTATCCTTAAAGGTGTAAAAAGTAATCAATTGCTTACAATTCATAAAAAAGAAGCGGAGCTAGCTACAAAGAGACCTAAAAAACAACAAATAAATACACCTGCTGTGATTAATGCTTCTCAATTTGGGATTCATTATAAAAATACAGAACGTAGTTTTGATGATTACAAACTACAGTTATTATTACCGCAAAAACAAAGTGAAAAAGGGAGAGCTCTTATTATTGATGATGTAAATAACGATGGAAAAGATGATTTCTTTGTAGGAAATGCCAAAGGAGCACCTGCAGCTATCTATATCCAAAAAGAAGATGGAACATTTAGAGCTTCTAGCACTTCAGTTTTTCAGAATGATAAAGAATTTGAAGATAATCAGGCATTGTTTTTTGATATAGATAATGATGGAGATCAGGATTTGTATGTCGCAAGCGGAAGTTATGAGGATCAGGAAAATAGTAATTGGCTTATAGATAGAGTCTATACAAACGATGGGAAAGGTAATTTTACCAGGGATACTACATTTCCTAAGGTCAAATCGATATCTTCTGCCATAGCTGCATCTGATATCGATAATGATGGAGATCTCGATCTTTTTATTGGTGGAGGAGTAGTCCCAGGTAAATATCCTATGTCATCACCTTCATATGTTTTAAGAAATGATCAAGGAAATTTTGTGAATGCAACCCATCAAATGGGTAAAGGATTAGAACAAATACACATGGCGAATGGTGCAATTTTTTCAGACTATGATAAGGATGGAGACGAAGACCTTTTAGTGATAGGAGAGTGGATGCCCATTACCATTTTTGACAATGATAAAGGAGTATTGGTTAAGAAAGATATAGATGCATTACAAAATACCTCAGGTTGGTATTTTACGATACAATCTACCGATATTGATAGTGATGGGGATACAGATTATTTGATAGGAAACATGGGACAGAATACTAAGTTTCACCCTACAAAAGACAAACCACTACATATTTATGCCAAAGATTTTGATCAAAATAGAAAAGTAGATATCATTCTAAGCAAAGAATCCAAAACAGGAATGTTACTACCAGTGAGAGGAAAACAGTGCTCTTCTGAGCAATTGCCTATGCTTAACAATAAATTTAAAACCTATAAGGAGTTTGCAAATGCATCGCTTTCTGATATTTATGGAGATCAGGATTTGAGAGAAGCAACTCATTATACGGCTACCAATTTTAATACTGTTATCATGCTCAATAATGGGAAAGGCGATTTTAGTATAACATCATTACCTGTACAAGCTCAGTTTGGACCTACCACAGACTTTATTGTCGAAGACTTTAATAATGATGGAGTAGAGGATGTTTTTGGAGTAGGTTCACTATATGAAGCCGAAGTAGAAACCATACGCTATGATGCCAACAAAGGATATTTTCTTTACGGAAATAAGGAAAACAATCAAAAATTTTCTATAAAATTACCTGCATTACAAGGACTACAGATAAAAGCAGCAGAACGTATAATGATCGGTGATAAAAAATATATCCTTCTACTATGTAAAAATGAGGAATTAAAATTATTACCTATAGATTTTTAA
- a CDS encoding GNAT family acetyltransferase: MARTRIGTRADITGILSLQEKNLFSNLTEKERETGFVTTPFTTNQIREIIKQNGIFIAENDDNGIVAYAFAGNWKYFEQWEIFNVMISRFPKLSFEGHPISTENSFQYGPVCIDRGYRGKGLLNLIFEEMRLEFVKKYPISMTFINKVNIISEKAHTKKLGWKIIDEFEFNNNSYIGLAFDMKKSVL, encoded by the coding sequence ATGGCGAGAACACGTATTGGTACTAGAGCTGATATAACAGGAATTCTTTCACTTCAGGAAAAGAATCTATTTAGTAATTTGACCGAAAAAGAACGGGAAACAGGTTTTGTAACCACTCCATTCACTACTAATCAAATCAGAGAGATTATAAAACAAAACGGAATTTTTATAGCAGAAAATGATGATAATGGGATTGTGGCTTATGCTTTTGCAGGAAATTGGAAATATTTTGAGCAATGGGAGATTTTTAATGTTATGATATCTCGTTTTCCAAAATTATCATTTGAAGGGCACCCAATTTCAACAGAAAATAGTTTTCAATACGGGCCGGTTTGTATTGATAGAGGTTATCGTGGGAAAGGATTATTAAATTTGATTTTTGAAGAAATGAGACTTGAATTTGTAAAGAAATATCCAATTAGCATGACCTTTATAAATAAGGTGAATATTATTTCTGAAAAAGCACATACTAAGAAATTAGGGTGGAAAATAATAGACGAATTCGAGTTTAATAACAATAGTTATATCGGACTCGCTTTTGATATGAAAAAATCGGTGTTGTAA
- a CDS encoding Crp/Fnr family transcriptional regulator translates to MDPIDKLIQHFRESIVLTDHDVHCISECFHVVTLKKKEVLLYTGEVSLHMRFIVEGALRSYYMDEEAREHIIQFGIEGWWVNDLYSYLTRTPAKQFIQALEHSVVLQIHRDGLNQLYDQVPAIERFFRLKFEKAYVALQDRTLNTLSKTAEERYFEFRSKYRDIEQRVPQYMIASYLGMTPEFLSTLRKKTTL, encoded by the coding sequence ATGGATCCAATTGATAAATTAATACAGCATTTTAGAGAAAGTATTGTTCTCACAGATCACGATGTCCACTGCATTAGTGAATGTTTTCATGTGGTAACTTTAAAAAAGAAAGAAGTTCTGTTGTATACAGGAGAGGTTTCTTTACATATGAGATTTATAGTAGAAGGAGCTCTCAGAAGTTATTATATGGATGAAGAAGCCCGAGAACACATCATCCAATTCGGAATAGAAGGCTGGTGGGTTAATGATTTATATAGTTACCTTACGAGAACTCCGGCCAAACAGTTTATCCAGGCATTAGAACATAGTGTAGTACTTCAAATTCATAGGGATGGATTAAACCAATTATATGACCAAGTACCAGCAATAGAACGTTTTTTTAGGCTTAAATTTGAAAAAGCATATGTTGCCTTACAAGATCGCACGCTCAACACCTTAAGTAAAACAGCAGAAGAACGATATTTTGAGTTTCGTTCAAAATATAGAGATATCGAACAGCGTGTACCACAATATATGATCGCTTCATATTTAGGAATGACTCCCGAATTCTTAAGTACATTAAGAAAAAAAACTACACTGTAA
- a CDS encoding NADPH-dependent FMN reductase — MKKILAFSGSNSPKSINQQLLIAAVNKVHKHNDVKLIQLSDYIVPIYSPIIEEKGIPKPIKELFQLFTEAEGFMIASPEHNGLPSSFFKNIIDWLSRIDQRFFGDKPVVLMSTSPGVTGGASHLQILEKLLPIWGGKISGIYSLGDFNNKFDISNSSILDPSENAKLDKNVKTLIQ; from the coding sequence ATGAAAAAAATCCTTGCATTTTCGGGAAGTAATAGTCCCAAATCGATCAATCAACAATTGTTGATTGCTGCAGTCAATAAAGTCCATAAGCATAATGATGTAAAACTCATACAATTATCAGATTATATAGTTCCTATATATAGTCCGATCATTGAAGAGAAGGGTATTCCAAAACCAATAAAAGAACTTTTTCAGCTTTTTACAGAAGCAGAAGGGTTTATGATTGCTTCGCCAGAGCATAACGGACTTCCTTCATCTTTTTTCAAAAACATAATAGATTGGCTTTCAAGAATCGATCAACGATTTTTTGGAGATAAACCAGTAGTGTTAATGAGTACTTCTCCCGGAGTAACAGGAGGAGCATCACATCTTCAGATTTTAGAAAAACTCTTACCAATATGGGGCGGAAAGATATCTGGTATATATTCTTTAGGAGATTTTAATAACAAGTTTGATATAAGCAATTCATCAATTCTAGATCCATCAGAGAACGCAAAACTAGACAAGAACGTTAAAACACTAATACAATAA
- a CDS encoding nuclear transport factor 2 family protein, whose protein sequence is MKNTENSSTVVHDYFNAFQNGNMDKVLDLFHENCLIVSVRDQERKKEQLHGTYRTKEEAKQFITNIVNLFTTKEFNVERVISEGNVVFANGKFSHEVKATGKLFISDWVQLCIIENGKIKEYRFYEDSAAFVKTSQN, encoded by the coding sequence ATGAAAAATACAGAAAACAGTAGCACAGTAGTACATGATTATTTTAATGCCTTTCAAAATGGCAATATGGATAAAGTCTTAGATTTGTTTCATGAAAACTGCCTGATCGTAAGTGTACGTGACCAGGAACGTAAAAAAGAGCAGCTTCATGGTACATATAGAACCAAAGAAGAAGCAAAACAGTTTATTACCAACATCGTTAATTTATTTACGACCAAAGAATTTAATGTAGAAAGAGTAATCTCTGAAGGAAATGTCGTTTTTGCAAATGGAAAATTTTCACACGAAGTAAAAGCAACTGGTAAATTATTTATAAGTGATTGGGTCCAGTTATGCATAATTGAAAACGGAAAAATTAAAGAATATAGATTTTATGAAGATTCGGCAGCTTTTGTAAAAACTTCACAAAACTAA
- a CDS encoding GNAT family N-acetyltransferase encodes MKETIINHLFEFWEYIGAQGNFLNRGDGYTYTNPEKNSWPNKIFGIDPKIVNLEQLHTKMKNGTLPKSLGVAENENIEKRLLQHNFEQQSVVKAMFLETSKNTAPLDDFATIELVDNDQKAKVFARVSSKSFGYQILPETIISLVRHQKKIRLFLGKHNSEYVSCGIIYHDKNGCSGIHMIGTLPEYRGMGLGKIMTNKLLFEAYRNLSDIVVLVASKSGERIYSKIGFITDGTLKSYTVNN; translated from the coding sequence ATGAAGGAGACCATAATAAATCACCTTTTCGAGTTTTGGGAATATATAGGAGCCCAAGGAAACTTTTTAAATAGAGGTGATGGGTATACCTATACAAATCCCGAAAAAAACTCCTGGCCCAATAAAATTTTTGGGATAGATCCAAAGATAGTAAATCTGGAACAACTTCATACAAAAATGAAGAATGGGACTCTACCAAAATCATTAGGAGTAGCCGAAAATGAAAATATAGAAAAACGATTACTACAGCACAATTTTGAGCAGCAATCAGTGGTAAAAGCAATGTTTTTAGAGACTTCTAAAAATACAGCACCCTTAGATGATTTTGCTACGATAGAATTAGTTGATAATGATCAAAAGGCAAAAGTATTTGCAAGAGTTTCATCAAAATCATTTGGATATCAAATACTACCAGAAACTATAATTTCATTAGTTAGGCACCAAAAAAAAATACGTCTTTTTTTGGGTAAACATAATAGTGAATATGTAAGTTGCGGAATTATATATCATGATAAAAATGGATGTTCTGGGATACATATGATAGGAACACTACCAGAGTATAGAGGAATGGGGTTAGGTAAAATTATGACCAACAAACTGTTGTTTGAAGCGTACAGAAACCTAAGTGATATTGTTGTTTTGGTAGCATCTAAATCTGGTGAGAGAATTTATTCTAAAATTGGATTTATAACTGATGGAACACTAAAAAGTTATACTGTTAATAACTAG
- a CDS encoding GlsB/YeaQ/YmgE family stress response membrane protein: MEIIVTIVIGAVAGWLGGTIYKGGGLGLIGNIIVGIVGSYVGSWLLGKFGIHLGTGWIGAILTGAIGAIIILFLINLIVKKR; encoded by the coding sequence ATGGAAATAATCGTAACAATTGTTATTGGAGCAGTAGCGGGTTGGCTAGGAGGTACCATTTATAAGGGTGGTGGCTTAGGTCTCATTGGTAATATTATCGTTGGAATCGTAGGTAGTTATGTAGGATCCTGGCTTTTAGGGAAATTTGGGATTCATCTGGGTACTGGTTGGATCGGTGCAATACTTACAGGAGCTATAGGAGCGATAATCATCCTGTTCTTGATCAATTTAATAGTTAAGAAACGATAA